The following are from one region of the Staphylococcus argenteus genome:
- a CDS encoding 2-isopropylmalate synthase, translating into MSSHIQIFDTTLRDGEQTPGVNFTFDERLRIALQLEKWGVDVIEAGFPASSTGSFKSVQAIAQTLTTTAVCGLARCKKSDIDAVYEATKDAVKPVIHVFIATSPIHLEHKLKMSQEEVLEAIIEHVTYAKQLFEVVQFSPEDATRTELPFLVECVQTAVDAGATIINIPDTVGYSYHDEYAHIFKTLTESVTSTNEIIYSAHCHDDLGMAVANSLAAIEGGARRIEGTVNGIGERAGNAALEEVALALYVRNDHYGVQTALNLSETKKTSDLISRYSGIRVPRNKAVVGQNAFSHESGIHQDGVLKHRETYEIMTPQLVGVNTTELPLGKLSGKHAFSEKLKALGYDIDKDAQVELFKQFKAVADKKKSVSDRDIHAIIQGSEHEHQALYKLETLQLQYVSSGLQSAVVVIKDKEGHTYQDSSIGTGSIVAIYNAVDRIFKKETELIDYRINSVTEGTDAQAEVHVNLLIEGKSVNGFGIDHDILQASCKAYVEAHAKFAAENVEKVGN; encoded by the coding sequence ATGAGTAGTCATATTCAAATTTTTGATACGACACTAAGAGATGGTGAACAAACACCTGGAGTGAATTTTACTTTTGATGAACGTTTACGCATTGCATTGCAATTAGAAAAATGGGGTGTTGATGTTATAGAAGCTGGATTCCCCGCTTCAAGTACAGGTAGCTTTAAATCTGTTCAAGCTATAGCACAGACATTAACAACAACCGCTGTATGTGGTTTAGCTAGATGTAAAAAATCTGACATCGATGCTGTATATGAAGCAACAAAAGATGCAGTGAAACCAGTTATACATGTATTTATAGCTACTTCACCTATTCACCTTGAACATAAACTTAAAATGTCTCAAGAAGAAGTTTTAGAAGCAATTATAGAACATGTCACTTATGCGAAACAATTATTTGAAGTAGTTCAATTTTCACCAGAAGATGCAACACGCACTGAATTACCGTTCTTAGTAGAATGTGTTCAAACTGCTGTCGATGCAGGCGCTACTATTATTAATATTCCTGATACTGTCGGCTACAGTTACCACGATGAATATGCACATATTTTCAAAACCTTAACAGAATCTGTAACATCAACAAATGAAATTATCTATAGTGCACATTGTCACGATGATTTAGGAATGGCTGTTGCTAATAGTTTAGCAGCAATCGAAGGCGGTGCAAGACGTATTGAAGGTACAGTAAATGGTATTGGAGAACGCGCAGGTAATGCAGCTTTAGAAGAAGTAGCGCTTGCACTATACGTCAGAAATGATCACTATGGTGTTCAAACTGCTCTAAATCTTTCAGAAACTAAAAAAACATCTGACTTGATTTCAAGATATTCAGGAATTCGAGTTCCTAGAAATAAAGCTGTTGTTGGTCAAAATGCTTTTAGTCATGAATCAGGTATTCACCAAGATGGTGTATTAAAGCATCGGGAAACTTATGAAATTATGACACCACAATTAGTTGGCGTAAATACAACTGAATTGCCGTTAGGTAAATTGTCAGGTAAACATGCTTTCTCTGAAAAATTAAAAGCACTAGGTTACGACATCGATAAAGACGCACAAGTTGAGCTATTTAAGCAATTTAAAGCTGTTGCAGATAAAAAGAAATCGGTATCTGATAGAGATATCCATGCAATTATTCAAGGTTCTGAACACGAACATCAAGCGCTATATAAATTAGAAACGTTGCAATTGCAATATGTATCTAGTGGGCTTCAAAGTGCAGTTGTTGTAATTAAAGATAAAGAAGGACATACGTATCAAGACTCAAGTATCGGAACTGGATCAATCGTTGCAATATATAATGCTGTTGACCGTATTTTCAAAAAAGAAACAGAATTAATTGATTATCGTATTAATTCTGTTACTGAAGGTACTGATGCCCAAGCAGAAGTGCATGTAAATTTATTGATTGAAGGCAAATCAGTCAATGGATTTGGTATTGATCACGATATTTTACAAGCTTCTTGTAAAGCTTATGTTGAAGCACATGCTAAATTTGCTGCTGAAAATGTTGAAAAGGTAGGTAACTAA
- the ilvD gene encoding dihydroxy-acid dehydratase, with product MRSDMIKKGDHQAPARSLLHATGALKSPTDMNKPFVAICNSYIDIVPGHVHLRELADIAKEAIREAGAIPFEFNTIGVDDGIAMGHIGMRYSLPSREIIADAAETVINAHWFDGVFYIPNCDKITPGMILAAMRTNVPAIFCSGGPMKAGLSAHGKALTLSSMFEAVGAFKEGSISKEEFLDMEQNACPTCGSCAGMFTANSMNCLMEVLGLALPYNGTALAISDQRREMIREAAFKLVENIKNDLKPRDIVTREAIDDAFALDMAMGGSTNTVLHTLAIANEAGIDYDLERINAIAKRTPYLSKIAPSSSYSMHDVHEAGGVPAIINELMKKEGTLHPDRITVTGKTLRENNEGKEIKNFDVIHPLDAPYDAQGGLSILFGNIAPKGAVIKVGGVDPSIKTFTGKAICFNSHDEAVEAIDNRTVRAGHVVVIRYEGPKGGPGMPEMLAPTSSIVGRGLGKDVALITDGRFSGATRGIAVGHISPEAAAGGPIGLIKDGDEITIDLTNRTLNVNQPNDVLEERRASLEPFKAKVKTGYLARYTALVTSANTGGVMQVPENLI from the coding sequence ATGCGAAGCGACATGATCAAAAAAGGAGATCACCAAGCACCAGCAAGAAGTCTTTTACATGCTACGGGCGCACTTAAAAGTCCAACTGATATGAATAAACCATTTGTAGCTATTTGTAACTCTTATATTGATATTGTTCCAGGACATGTTCATTTAAGAGAACTCGCAGATATAGCAAAAGAAGCTATTAGAGAAGCCGGTGCTATCCCATTTGAATTTAATACGATTGGTGTTGATGATGGTATAGCCATGGGACATATTGGCATGAGGTACTCATTACCATCACGTGAAATTATTGCTGATGCTGCTGAAACTGTAATCAATGCACATTGGTTTGATGGCGTTTTTTATATTCCTAATTGCGACAAGATTACACCTGGTATGATTTTAGCTGCAATGAGAACCAATGTACCAGCAATCTTTTGCTCTGGCGGTCCAATGAAAGCTGGTTTATCAGCACATGGTAAAGCACTCACACTTTCATCGATGTTTGAAGCAGTCGGTGCATTTAAAGAAGGTTCAATTTCTAAAGAAGAATTTTTAGATATGGAACAAAATGCCTGCCCTACTTGTGGCTCTTGTGCAGGAATGTTTACAGCAAATTCAATGAACTGTTTGATGGAAGTTTTAGGACTAGCGCTACCTTATAATGGTACGGCACTTGCTATCAGTGATCAGCGACGTGAAATGATTAGAGAAGCCGCTTTTAAATTAGTCGAAAATATTAAAAACGATTTGAAACCTCGTGATATCGTTACTCGAGAAGCTATTGATGATGCATTTGCTCTTGATATGGCTATGGGTGGCTCAACTAATACAGTATTGCACACATTAGCAATTGCAAACGAAGCTGGAATTGATTATGACTTAGAACGAATCAATGCAATTGCAAAACGCACACCGTACTTATCAAAAATTGCACCGAGTTCATCTTATTCAATGCATGATGTACATGAAGCAGGTGGTGTCCCGGCAATTATAAATGAACTGATGAAAAAAGAAGGTACCCTACACCCAGATCGAATCACAGTCACTGGAAAAACATTACGAGAAAACAATGAAGGTAAAGAAATTAAGAACTTCGACGTTATTCACCCACTTGACGCACCTTATGATGCACAAGGAGGTCTATCCATTTTATTTGGAAACATCGCACCAAAAGGCGCAGTCATTAAAGTTGGTGGTGTTGACCCTTCAATTAAGACATTTACTGGTAAAGCAATTTGCTTCAACTCACATGATGAAGCTGTAGAAGCAATTGATAATCGTACAGTACGTGCTGGACATGTCGTTGTTATAAGATATGAAGGTCCTAAAGGTGGCCCAGGTATGCCTGAAATGTTAGCACCTACTTCGTCAATCGTTGGTCGAGGTTTAGGTAAAGATGTAGCTTTAATTACAGATGGTCGATTTTCAGGTGCAACAAGAGGTATTGCAGTTGGACATATTTCCCCTGAAGCTGCAGCTGGAGGACCAATTGGTCTAATTAAAGACGGTGATGAGATTACTATAGATTTAACAAATCGAACATTAAATGTAAATCAACCTAATGATGTCTTAGAAGAGCGAAGAGCATCTTTAGAACCATTTAAAGCAAAAGTGAAAACAGGTTACTTAGCTAGATATACTGCTCTCGTGACTAGTGCAAATACAGGTGGCGTCATGCAAGTGCCTGAGAATTTAATTTAA
- the ilvB gene encoding biosynthetic-type acetolactate synthase large subunit, whose product MSKTQHEVNQNIDPLKIAESLEPEQLNEKTLKEMRSGSELLVEALLKENVDYLFGYPGGAVLPLYDTFYDGKIKHILARHEQGAVHAAEGYARVSGKTGVVVVTSGPGATNVMTGITDAHCDSLPLVVFTGQVATPGIGKDAFQEADILSMTSPITKQNYQVKHVDDIPRIVHEAFHVANSGRKGPVVIDFPKDMGVLATNVDLCDDINIPGYDVVTEPDTKDIDTFISLLKEAKKPVILAGAGINQSKSNQLLTKFVNNHQIPTVTTLLGLGAVPYENSLFLGMGGMHGSYASNMALTECDLLINLGSRFDDRLASKPDEFAPNAKIVHVDIDPSEINKVIQVDLGIIADCKRFLECLNEYNVQTTEHSAWVKHCQNNKLKHPFKLGEDDQVFCKPQQTIEYIGKLTNGEAIVTTDVGQHQMWAAQFYPFKDHGQWVTSGGLGTMGFGIPSSIGAKLASPDKTVVCFVGDGGFQMTNQEMALLPEYDLDVKIVLINNGTLGMVKQWQDKFFNKRFSHSVFNGQPDFMKMAEAYGVKGFLIDKPNKLEEQLDAAFNYQGPALIEVRISPTEAVNPMVPSGKSNHEMEGL is encoded by the coding sequence ATGTCTAAAACTCAACACGAAGTAAACCAAAATATTGACCCTTTAAAAATCGCTGAATCACTTGAACCTGAACAACTAAATGAAAAAACGTTAAAAGAAATGCGTTCAGGATCAGAACTATTAGTAGAAGCATTACTTAAAGAAAACGTAGATTATTTATTTGGTTATCCAGGTGGTGCAGTATTACCGTTATACGACACATTTTATGATGGAAAAATCAAACATATTTTAGCTAGACATGAACAAGGTGCCGTTCATGCTGCAGAAGGATATGCACGTGTATCTGGCAAAACTGGTGTCGTCGTTGTAACTAGTGGTCCAGGTGCTACGAATGTTATGACTGGTATTACAGATGCACATTGTGACTCTTTGCCTCTTGTTGTATTTACGGGCCAAGTTGCTACACCAGGTATTGGTAAAGATGCGTTCCAAGAAGCAGATATATTATCGATGACTTCACCTATTACAAAACAAAACTATCAAGTTAAACATGTAGACGATATTCCTAGAATTGTTCATGAAGCATTTCATGTTGCCAATTCGGGACGAAAAGGTCCAGTTGTTATCGACTTCCCAAAAGATATGGGTGTGTTAGCTACAAATGTTGATTTATGCGACGACATTAATATTCCAGGTTATGACGTTGTTACTGAACCTGACACTAAAGACATAGACACTTTCATCTCACTTTTAAAAGAAGCAAAAAAACCTGTTATTTTAGCAGGAGCTGGAATTAATCAATCAAAATCAAATCAATTATTAACAAAGTTCGTTAACAATCATCAAATTCCGACTGTCACAACTTTACTTGGTTTAGGTGCTGTACCTTATGAAAACTCACTATTTTTAGGCATGGGAGGTATGCATGGTTCATATGCAAGTAACATGGCATTAACTGAGTGTGACTTGCTTATTAACTTAGGAAGCCGTTTCGATGATAGATTAGCAAGTAAACCTGATGAATTCGCACCAAATGCAAAAATTGTTCATGTTGATATTGATCCATCAGAAATTAATAAAGTTATCCAAGTTGATTTAGGTATTATTGCAGACTGTAAAAGATTTTTAGAATGTTTAAATGAGTATAATGTTCAAACCACTGAACATAGCGCTTGGGTTAAACATTGTCAAAATAACAAGCTGAAACATCCATTTAAACTTGGTGAAGATGATCAAGTATTTTGCAAACCACAACAAACCATTGAATATATCGGTAAGCTGACAAATGGTGAAGCCATAGTTACAACTGATGTAGGACAACATCAAATGTGGGCAGCTCAATTTTATCCTTTTAAAGATCATGGTCAATGGGTTACTAGTGGTGGATTAGGAACAATGGGCTTTGGTATCCCATCATCAATTGGTGCAAAATTAGCCAGTCCAGATAAAACAGTCGTATGTTTTGTAGGCGATGGTGGATTCCAAATGACTAACCAAGAAATGGCACTTCTACCAGAATATGATTTAGATGTCAAAATTGTATTAATTAATAACGGTACATTAGGAATGGTTAAACAATGGCAAGACAAATTCTTTAACAAGCGTTTCTCTCATTCTGTGTTTAATGGACAACCTGATTTCATGAAAATGGCTGAAGCATATGGTGTCAAAGGCTTCTTAATTGATAAACCAAACAAACTTGAAGAGCAATTAGATGCCGCATTTAATTATCAAGGACCAGCTTTAATTGAGGTGCGAATCTCCCCTACTGAAGCTGTTAACCCAATGGTTCCAAGTGGTAAATCAAATCATGAGATGGAGGGCTTATAA
- a CDS encoding ACT domain-containing protein gives MTRIIKLQVADQVSTLNRITSAFVRLQYNIDTLHVTHSERPGISNMEIQVDIQDEISLHILLKKLKQQINVLTVECYDLVDNEA, from the coding sequence ATGACAAGAATTATTAAATTACAAGTTGCAGACCAAGTGAGTACTCTAAATCGAATTACAAGTGCATTTGTTCGCTTGCAATATAATATCGATACGTTACATGTCACCCATTCAGAACGACCAGGTATTTCTAATATGGAAATTCAAGTGGATATCCAGGATGAAATATCACTTCATATTTTATTAAAAAAGTTAAAACAACAAATCAATGTTTTAACCGTAGAATGTTATGACTTAGTAGATAATGAAGCTTAA
- the leuB gene encoding 3-isopropylmalate dehydrogenase yields MTYKIVALPGDGIGPEILNGTLSLLEIISTKYNFNYQIERHDFGGASIDTFGEPLTEVTLNACKKADAILLGAIGGPKWTDPNNRPEQGLLKLRKSLNLFANIRPTTVVKGASSFSPLKEEHVEGTDLVIVRELTSGIYFGEPRHFNDQDALDSLTYTREEIERIVHVAFKLAASRRGKLTSVDKENVLASSKLWRKVVNEVSVLYPEVSVNHLLVDACSMHLITNPKQFDVIVCENLFGDILSDEASVIPGSLGLSPSASFSYDGPRLYEPIHGSAPDIAGQDIANPFGMILSLAMCLRESLHQPDAADELEQLIYSMIENGQTTVDLGGQLHTSEIFTKLSTKLNH; encoded by the coding sequence ATGACTTATAAAATTGTTGCTCTACCTGGTGACGGTATCGGACCTGAAATTCTAAATGGTACTTTATCGTTACTTGAAATTATTAGTACTAAATATAACTTTAACTATCAAATAGAGCGCCATGATTTCGGTGGTGCCTCTATTGATACTTTTGGTGAACCACTTACTGAAGTTACATTAAATGCTTGTAAAAAGGCAGATGCTATCTTACTAGGTGCTATTGGCGGACCAAAATGGACAGATCCTAATAATCGACCTGAACAAGGTTTATTAAAATTACGTAAATCTTTAAATTTATTTGCCAATATTCGCCCTACTACAGTAGTAAAAGGTGCTAGTTCCTTTTCACCTTTAAAAGAAGAACATGTTGAAGGTACTGACCTAGTCATTGTGCGTGAATTAACAAGTGGTATTTATTTTGGAGAACCGAGACATTTCAACGATCAAGATGCGCTCGATTCACTAACATATACAAGAGAAGAAATAGAACGTATTGTTCATGTAGCATTTAAATTAGCAGCTTCAAGACGTGGAAAATTAACATCTGTTGATAAAGAAAACGTATTAGCTTCAAGTAAATTATGGCGAAAAGTCGTAAATGAAGTGAGTGTATTATATCCAGAAGTATCGGTAAATCACTTACTAGTTGATGCTTGTAGTATGCACTTAATCACAAACCCTAAACAATTTGACGTCATTGTTTGTGAAAACTTATTTGGTGATATTTTAAGTGATGAAGCATCAGTCATTCCCGGTTCTCTTGGTCTATCACCTTCTGCTAGTTTTAGTTATGATGGTCCAAGATTATATGAGCCTATTCATGGATCTGCGCCTGATATAGCAGGTCAAGATATCGCTAACCCGTTTGGGATGATTCTATCTTTAGCAATGTGTTTACGTGAAAGTTTACATCAACCTGATGCTGCAGATGAATTAGAACAACTTATTTATAGCATGATTGAAAATGGACAAACAACAGTAGATTTAGGCGGGCAACTTCATACTTCTGAAATTTTCACCAAGTTATCAACAAAATTGAATCATTAA
- the ilvC gene encoding ketol-acid reductoisomerase — translation MTTVYYDQDVKTDALQGKKIAVVGYGSQGHAHAQNLKDNGYDVVIGIRPGRSFDKAKEDGFDVFPVAEAVKQADVIMVLLPDEIQGDVYKNEIEPNLEKHNALAFAHGFNIHFGVIQPPADVDVFLVAPKGPGHLVRRTFVEGSAVPSLFGVQQDASGQARNIALSYAKGIGATRAGVIETTFKEETETDLFGEQAVLCGGVSKLIQSGFETLVEAGYQPELAYFEVLHEMKLIVDLMYEGGMENVRYSISNTAEFGDYVSGPRVITPDVKENMKAVLTDIQNGNFSNRFIEDNKNGFKEFYKLREEQHGHQIEKVGRELREMMPFIKSKSIEK, via the coding sequence ATGACAACAGTTTATTATGATCAAGATGTAAAAACAGATGCTTTACAAGGTAAAAAAATTGCAGTAGTTGGTTATGGTTCACAAGGCCATGCACATGCACAAAACTTAAAAGACAACGGGTATGATGTTGTCATCGGTATTCGCCCTGGACGTTCTTTTGACAAAGCTAAAGAAGATGGCTTCGATGTGTTCCCTGTTGCAGAAGCAGTTAAACAAGCTGATGTAATTATGGTGTTATTACCTGATGAAATTCAAGGTGATGTTTATAAAAATGAAATCGAACCAAACTTAGAAAAACATAACGCTTTAGCATTTGCACATGGATTCAATATTCATTTTGGTGTTATCCAACCCCCAGCTGATGTTGATGTGTTTTTAGTAGCACCTAAAGGACCTGGTCATTTAGTTAGACGTACATTTGTAGAAGGATCAGCTGTACCATCATTATTTGGCGTTCAACAAGATGCTTCGGGCCAAGCACGTAATATTGCTTTAAGTTATGCAAAAGGTATTGGTGCAACTCGTGCTGGTGTAATCGAAACAACATTCAAAGAAGAAACTGAAACAGATTTATTCGGTGAACAAGCAGTACTTTGCGGTGGTGTATCTAAATTAATTCAAAGTGGATTCGAAACTTTGGTAGAAGCGGGTTATCAACCAGAATTGGCTTACTTTGAAGTATTACATGAAATGAAATTAATCGTTGATTTAATGTATGAGGGCGGTATGGAAAATGTGCGTTATTCAATTTCAAATACTGCTGAATTTGGTGACTATGTATCTGGTCCTCGTGTCATCACACCAGATGTTAAAGAAAATATGAAAGCTGTATTAACTGATATCCAAAATGGTAACTTCAGCAATCGTTTTATCGAAGACAATAAAAATGGATTTAAAGAATTCTACAAATTACGTGAAGAACAACACGGTCATCAAATTGAAAAAGTTGGTCGTGAACTACGTGAAATGATGCCATTTATTAAATCTAAAAGCATCGAAAAATAA